Sequence from the Actinocatenispora sera genome:
GCTCGCTCACGTCCTCGACCGTGCCCTCTCCCGTCGGTGGAGACTCCAGTGTGATCTTCGTCGTCGACGAATTGCCTGGTCGGGCCCGGGCCGGCCGGGTAGACAGTGCGCAGGTCCGGTGCGAGTGCGCTTCGGGCCCCGGCGAGAGGAGGTGTGGTGAGCGTGTCGAGTCTTCGCACCGCGCTTCCCGACATAGAGGCTGGAAGCGCACCCGGACAAGGAGCTTGTGGATGCATCCCGTAGTACGTCACATCACCGTCGACGCGGCGGACCCGTACCAGCTGGGCAGGTTCTGGTCGGCGCTGCTGGGCCGGCCGATGAGTGTCGAGGACCTGCCCGGTGACCCGGAGGCGCTGGTCGAGGCGCCGGACGGCGGCCCGGCGATCCTGTTCGTCACCGTGCCGGAGGGCAAGACGGTCAAGAACCGCGTGCACCTGGACCTGCAGCCGAGCGGCGGCCGCACCCGGGACCAGGAGGTCGACCGGGCGCTCGCGCTCGGTGCCACGCTGTTCGCCGACCACCGGCGGGAGGACGGGCGCGGCTTCGTCGTGCTCGCCGACCCGGAGGGCAACGAGTTCTGCGTGGAGCGCTCCGCGGCCGAGGTGGCCGCGACGCCCCGGCGGGACTGAGACGCCCCGGCGGGACTGACCGACCGGTTCGACCGACCGCCGGGCGGCCGGCCGGACCGCGTGACCGGGTCGGGCGGGGCGAGCGCGATCAGTCGTCCGTGCCCCGGCCGGTGGCCGGGTCGGGCGCCGGAGCGGCGCGGTGCCGGGTGGTGGTCGCCGGTCCCGGGCCGTCGGCGCCGGCGGCGAGTGCCAGCAGCAGCATGGCGTCGTGGTCCGGTGTCCCCGGCTCGGCCTGGTACGCGACGAGCCGCTGGCCGTCCGCGCGGGCAGGGGAGAGCACCTCGTAGTCCAGGCCGAAGCGGCCGACGTCCGGGTGCTCGTACTCCTTGCGGCCGGTCGCCTTGATCCGCACGTCGTAGCGGCGCCACATGGTGGCGAACTCGTCGGACTTGACGACGAGCTCGCCGACCAGTGCGGTCAGGTCGGGTGCGTCCGGGTCGGTACCGGCGACGGTGCGCAGGTGCGCGACGCTCTCCGCGGCGACCCGCTCCCACTGCGGGAACAGCGAACGTGCCGCCGGATGCAGGAACAGGTAGCGCACCGTGTTGCGCCGCTCGGCCGGCCACTCGGCCAGACCGGCGAACAGCCGCAGCGCGGGCGGGTTCGCCGCGAGGATGTCACTGGTGCGGCTCAGTACGTACGCCGGGGCCGGCAGCAGGCTGGTCAGCATCCGCCGCAGCACCGGCCGGACGGTACGCGCCGGGGTCGGCTGCGGCGCCGCCGTCGAGTGCCGGGCCGCCTGCTCGGCGAGCGCGTGCAGGTGCGCCTGCTCGTCGGTGTCCAGCCGCAGCGCCCGGGCCAGCGCGTCCAGCACCGCGGCGCTGGGCCGGGTCTCCTTGCCCTGCTCCAGCCGGATGTAGTAGTCGACGCTGACGCCGGCCACCGCGGCCAGCTCCTCGCGCCGCAGCCCGGGAGTGCGGCGCAGGCCGGGGCCCGGCGCGAGCCCGACCTCGGCCGGGGTCACCCGGGCCCGGCGGGCCCGCAGGAACTCCCCCAGCCCGGCGCGGTCCTGCGTTCGGCGACGGTTGTCGGCTGCCATACCGACCAGTCTGGCAGCGCCGCGCCGGCGGTGGGTGACCCTGCGGCACCCAGGAACGGCGTTGCTCGTCACGGTTCGCCCTGTCACCGGGCCGCGGGCCGGCGCAGAGTGGTGCCAGAACGCGGCGCTCGCCGCGATGGCAGGGTCGCGGCACCGGCCGTGACAGCAGGGAAGGACGTCCACGTGACTGCACAACCGACCCGCCAGCTCGGCACCGACGGCCCTCGGGTCCCGGTGGTCGGGCTCGGCCTGATGGGGATGAGCGAGTTCTACGGCAAGGGCGACGACGCGGCGTCCGAGCAGGTGATCAACGAGGCGCTGGACGCCGGCGTGCGGCTGCTCGACACCGCCGACATGTACGGCAGGGGGCACAACGAACGCCTGGTCGGCCGGGTGCTCGCGGACCGCCGCGACGACGCCGTGCTCGCCACGAAGTTCGCGATCGTGCGCGAGGGGGACACCCGGCGCATCGACACGTCGCCGGAGTACGTGCGGCGCGCGGTCGACGCGTCGCTGCACCGGCTCGGCATCGACCGGATCGACCTGTACTACATGCACCGCTGGGACGGCGTGACCCCGATCGAGGACACCGTCGGCGCGATGGCCGAACTGGTCGCCGCCGGCAAGGTGGCCCAGCTCGGCCTGTCCGAGATCGGCCCGGATCTGCTGCGCCGGGCGAACGCGGTGCATCCGATCGCCGCGGCGCAGATGGAGCTGTCGCTGTGGAGCCAGGACGTGCTGCACAACGGCCTGCTCGACACCGCCCGCGAGCTGGGCACCACGCTGGTGGCGTACTCGCCGCTCGGCCGCGGGTTCCTGACCGGCGCCATCGCCGGGCTGGACACCCTGGCGCCGGACGACTTCCGGCGCAGCAACCCGCGGTTCGCCGACGGTGCGCTGGACGCGAACCTGCCGCTGCTCGCCGAGGTACGCCGGGTGGCGCAGGCGCACGACGCGACGTCGGCGCAGGTCGCCCTCGCCTGGGTGCTGGCCCAGGGCGACAACGTCGTCGCGATCCCCGGTACGAAGCGGTCGAAGTACCTGCGCGACAACATCGGCGCCGCGCAGCTGCGGCTGACCGACGCCGAGCTGAGCGCGTTGACCGGCGCCTTCGACGGCAAGGCGACCGGCGAGCGCTACGTGCGGGCCGGCATGCCCAACCAGGGCTGACGCCGGCCCGACAGAGCCCGGCGGTGACCCCGGCCGACCTCAGCGGCTCGGCCGGGGTCGGCCGGCGGCCGCGGCGGTGAAGTCGGCGGCCGTGGGCGCCGCGACGGGTAGCGTGCGGGCGGACTCCGGTCGGAGACCGTCGAAGATCAGGTACAGGTAGCGCCGCCACAGGCCGGGCACCGCGGCGCCGAGGGGTGCGGCGGCCTGGGCCGCGGCGTTGAACAGCAACACGACGTCGTGCCCGGTGACGTCGGTACGGATGGCGCCCGCGTCGCGGGCCCGCCGGGTCAGCTCCTCGGCGGTCTCGGCCAGCCGGGCGCTCGCCGCCCGTACCCGGGTGTCGGTCCGCACGATCGAGGTGGCCGCCTCGCAGAACGAGCGGTCGTTGGCCTGCAACTCGATGCCGGCGGCCATGAACCGCAGCAGCGCGTCCGCCGGGTCGTCCGCGCCGCGCAGCCCGGCGCCGAGCGCGACCAGGCCGCCGATGCGGTCGGCGAAGATCTCCGCGACCAGGTCCTCCTTGGTGGGGAAGTGGTTGAACACGGTGCCTTTGGCCACGCCGGCCCGGGCCGCGATGCGGGCCATCGAGACGTCGAGTCCGTGGGCGGCGAGCTCTGCGGACGCCGCGCTCAGCACGGACTGTCGGTTGCGGGCGGCGTCGGCGCGGGGCATGCGCCCACCCTAGCGCAAGTTGACCGCGTGGTCATGTTCCGTGTTAGGGTCCGAAACAACATGACCGTGCGGTCAAGTTTCGGAGGAACAGATGAAGGCAGTGGTGGCTCACGGGTACGGCGGACCCGACGCGCTTTCCGTCGACGACGTCGCGGTGCCGCGGCCCGGCCCGGGGCAGATCCAGGTACGCATCGGGGCCACCGCGCTCAATCCCGCGGACCTGCGCACGCTCAGCGGGGTGCTCCGCGACCTGACACCGTTGCAGTTCCCGTACGTGCTGGGCAGCGACTTCGCCGGCGCGGTCACCGAACTCGGCCCCGGCGTCGACCGGTACGCGGTGGGGGAGCAGGTCTTCGGCGTCGGGCTGCCGCGCGCCACCGGCCGGATGGCCACCATGCTCGCCGATCCGCCGTCGCTGACCACCGGCACCATGGCCGAGTACGCCGTGTTCGAGGCGGACACCGCGGCGATCGCCCGGCGCCCGGCCGGGCTCGACCCGCAGCACGCCGCCACCCTGCCGATCGCCGGTCTCACCGCGCTCGCCATCCTGCGCGCCGCCGGCATCGAGCCGGTGTCCGCCGGCGACCCGGCCGGTGGTTCCGGCCCGGCCCGCCCGCGCGCCGGGCAGGACCGGACGGTACTGGTGATCGGTGCGGCCGGCGGCGTCGGCGGCGCGGTGGTGCCGCTGCTGGCGGCGGCCGGCGCGCGGGTGCTCGCCACCGGCGTCGCCGCCGACGAGGGGTACCTGCGCGCGCTCGGCGCGGCCGAGGTGATCGGCTACCGGGACGTCGACCTGGTCGCCGAGCTGCGGCGACGCCACCCGGAGGGCGTCGACGTGCTGGTCAACCTGGCGCTGCCCGGCTCGGCGCTGCCGGCCACGAGCCGGGTGCTGCGGGCCGGCGGCAGGGTGCTGAACGCGGCGTTCCCGAGCCCCGACCCGGCCGCGTTCGCCGGGATGGCGGTGCACGTCGACAACGTGTACGCCGCCGCCGGGCCGGGCGATCTGGACCTGCTCGCCCGGTACGCGGTGGACGGCACGCTGCCGTCCACCATCGGCCGGCGCTACCGGCTGTCGGAGGCGCCGCGCGCGTACGCCGACCTGGTCGGCACGCACGTGCGCGGCAAGCTCGTCGTCATGGCGTGACGGGCGCGCCGGCGGGGTCGGCGGAACGGTCGACCGGGTGCGCTCGGTCGGTCGTTTCGGCGCTGCGGGCTCGGTCGGTCGTTTCGGCGCTGCGGGCGCGGTCGGTCGTTTCGGCGCTGCGGGCTCGGTCGGCCGGGCCGGCGATGCCGGCCAGCATCATGTCGACCAGCCGCTCGGCCAGCCGTTCCTTGGGCAGGTGCGGATGCCAGCGCAGCGCGCTTTGCAGCGTCATCGGGCCGGTCAGCGCGGCGAGCGCCAGCTCGACATCCAGCTCCGGGTCGAGCTCGCCGGTGGCGATGCCGCGGCGCAGCACGTCCCGGATCACCTCGCGGCGCTTCTCCATCCAGTCCATGTACCGCTGGTAGAGGGCCGGATTGCGCTTGATCTCGGGCATCAGGCACGGCATGATCTTGCCGGCCCGGTTGTTCGCCCGGCCCACCAGCGTGAGCAGCGAGATCAGGTCGGTCCGGACCGATTCGCCCCGCGGCGTCGGGACGTCGCCCTTGAGGGCGACGATGGCGTCGGAGACCAGTGCCTCCTTGTTCGGCCAGCGGCGGTAGACGGTGGCCTTACCGACGCCGGCCCGAGCCGCGACCGCGTCCATGGAGAGCGCCTCGACCGTGGTGCCCTCGGCGATGAGATCGAGCACCGCGTCGACGATCGCCTCGTCGACGCGGGCGCTGCGCGGCCGCCCGGGCGGCCGCGCAGCGGTGCTCTCGCGCGTGCTCACGTCACTATTCTCGCCGGCTACCCGCCGTCTCGGCCACCCGGTCGGGTGCCGACCGCTGCGCGGGTACGTGCCGGTGCTGGGCGGTGTAGCGCCCGGGCAGCCAGCGCAGTACCACCACAGCGCCGAGTACCGCGACGATGGCCGAGCCGGCGGCCGCGGCGTGCATCGCGGACAGGAACGCCTGGTTGGCCGGTTCGATCAGGGCCCGGCCGGCCGGGCCCATCGCCGCGGCGACACCGTCGGTCGCCGGCAGCGACTCCGCCGCGGTGGCCCGGGCGGCGTCCGGCAGCCCGGTCAGGTGCGGGGTGATCTGACCGCGGTAGACCGAGGCCAGCACCGAGCCGAGGACCGCGACGCCGAGTGCGCCGCCGACCTGCCGGACGGTGTTGCCGATCGCCGAGCCGACGCCGGCGCGCTCCCGCGGCAGTACCGACATGATCGCCTCGGTGGCCGGTGGGGTCACGTTCGCCATCCCGACGCCCTGGACGAAGAACAGCACCTCCAGCACCCACAGCGGGGTGTCGGCGTCCAGCTGGGTGAACCCGGCGAGCGAGATCGCCACCAGCACCATGCCGATGCTGCAGACCAGCTTCGCCCCGCGCTGGGCGACCAGCCGGGAGCTCAGCGGCGCGAACACCACCTGGGCGGCGGCGAACGGCAGCATCAGCAGGCCGGCCTCGAGCGGTGTGAAGCCGCGGACGTTCTGGATGTAGAACACCGAGAAGAAGAACGTGCCCATCGCGGCGAAGAACATCAGGCCGGTGGCGCCGACCGCGGCGGAGAACCGCGGGTCGCGGAACAGCTTGACGTCCAGCGCCGGGTAACTGATCCGGCGTTCGTACGCGATGAAGGCGGCGAGGATCAGCACGCCGGCGGCGAGCGGACCCCAGACCGTCGGGCTGCCCCAGTCGCCGTGGTCACCGCCGTGCACCACGCCGTACACCAGGGCGACGAGGCCGACGATGGACATCAGCACGCCGATGATGTCGATCTTGCCCGGGTTCGGGTTGCGCGACTCCGGTACCAGCGTCACGATCGCGACCAGGCCGAGAGCCACGATCGGCACGTTGATCAGGAAGACCGAGCCCCACCAGAAGTGCTCCAGCAGGAAGCCGCCCAGGATCGGGCCGATCGCGATGGCGAGGCCGACCGAGCCACCCCAGATGCCGATGGCACGGGCGCGCTCGCGCGGATCGAACACGTTGGAGATGATCGACAGCGTCGCCGGCATGACGGCGGCGCCACCGAGACCCATCAGCGCTCGGGCGGCGATCAGCGCGCCGGGCGACGTCGCGTACGCCGAGACCAGCGACGCGAGGCCGAAGACCACCAGGCCGGCGATGAGGATGCGGCGCCGGCCGTGCCGGTCGCCGAGGATACCGAAGCTGAACAGCAGCCCGGCGAAGACGAGGGTGTAGGCGTTGATGGCCCACTCCAGCTGGCTCTGGGAGGCGCCCAGGCCGGCCTTGGGGTCGGCGATGACCTTCATCGCCACGTTCAGGACCGTGTTGTCGAGGACGACCACCAGCAGGCTGACGACCATGACCCCGAGGATCAGCCAGCGGCGGGGGTGCCCACTGTTCTCGGCCGTGTCCATGTCACTCCGATTCAGATACGAGACTGTGTCGTAACGAAATTAGACCGCCGAGCCAGATTACGAAACTGGTTTGTCTCGTAACCCACACCTGCGCCGGCGCGGGAATAGCCGTTCGGTCGATGCGTGACGACTATGTCGGCATTGACATACAGGTGTCGGCTGGACCATGCTGATCCGGTCGCGAGGTGCGATGTCCGTCGGGCGACGACGAGGGGGCGCACATGACCGCCGACAGACCTGGACGATGGCGCCGCGGCACCGGACACGCCGCGGTACTGGTGGCCGCCGCGCTGGTGGTGGCCGTCACTCCGGCGAGCGCCGCGCCGCCCGGACACCTGCCCGGCGCCAACGGTGGTGGCACCCCCGGCGCGGCCGGCATCGGCGACCCGCTGTTCCCGGACGAGGGCAATGGCGGCTTCGACGTCACGCACTACGACCTCGCGATGCGCTACCGGCCGGACGACCGTACGGTGACCGCCCGCGCCACCGTGTCCGCCCGCGCGACGCAGTCGCTGTCCCGGTTCGACCTGGACTTCGACGGCAACACGGTCACCGGCCTGACCGTCGACGGCCGGGCGGCCGGCTACCGGCGGGACGGCGACGAGCTGGTCGTCACCCCGGCCCGCTCGCTGCACCGCGGTCACCGCTTCCGGGTCACCGTCGACTACCGGGCCGACCCGGCCGCCACCCACCACTGCGCGCCGCCGAACAGCCCGATCACCTCGGGCTGGCTGCCCACCAGCGACGGGTTCGTCACCGCCGGCCAACCCAGCTGCGCCCGGTCGGTGTTTCCCGGCAGCGACCATCCCAGCGACAAGGCCGGCTACACGTTCCGGGTGACCGCGCCCGACGGGCTGACCGCCGTCGCCAACGGCGTGCCCGCCGGGCGCCACGAGCACGGCGGCGAGACCACCTGGACCTACCAGCAGCGGGTACCGATGGCCACCGAGCTGGTGCAGGTCGCGGTCGGCCACTACACGGTGCAGACCGCGCCCGGTCCGGACCACACCACGATCCGCAACGTGGTGCCGACCTCGATGGCCGGCACGCTGGGCAACGACCTGGCCGTGACCGGGCCGCAGCTGGCCTGGATGCGGCAACAGGCCGGCAGCTACCCGTTCGCCACCTACGGCGTGCTCGCGGCGCCGGCGAACTTCCGCTTCGCGCTGGAGTGCCAGACGCTGACGCTCACCTCGGCCGGGATGTTCGGTGCGCTGCCGCAGTCGTACTGGTCGCCGGTGCTCGCGCACGAGCTCGCCCACCAGTGGTACGGCGACTCGGTGGCCCCGGCGCGCTGGGCGGACGTCTGGCTCAACGAGGGCCATGCCAGTTACTACGAGGCGAGCTGGGCCGATCGCGAGGGCTACGCGAGCTTCGTCGACCGGATGCACACCGCGTACACGAAGGGCGACACCTGGCGCAGCCAGTACGGGCCCATCGCGCAACCGTCGGCGGCCAACCTGTTCAACGACAACGTGTACGACGGTGGCGCACTGGTGCTCTACGCGCTGCGGGAGAAGGTCGGCGCGGCCCGGTTCACCGCGATCGAACGCGCCTGGGCCGCCCGGTACGCCGGCGGCACCGGCAGCACCCGGCAGTTCATCGCGCTGGCCAGCTCGGTCGCGCACCGCGACCTGCACGGCTTCCTGACCGCCTGGCTGTACGGCACGCACACCCCGCCGATGCCCGGGCACCCGGACTGGACGACCGACCCGGTCGGCTGAGCCGGCCGCCGGAACCGACCGACCCGGGCCGGCTTGCCGGCAGGTGACACGGCCGGCGCTGCTGGCAGGCAGGATGTGGCGGGTGAACACGCTGGGATTCGCGATCCTCGGTCTGCTCGCCCGCCGCCCGCTCAGCGGCTACCGGGTGGCGCAGCTGATGCGGGAGCCGATCGGCTTCTTCTGGAACGCCGGTCACGCGCAGATCCACGGAACGCTGCGCAAGCTGGTCGAGGCGGGCTGGGCCGAGTACCGCACCGAGCCGGGCCCGGGGCCGCACGACAAGAAGCTGTACTCGGCGACCCCGGCCGGCCGGGCCGCGCTCGCCGAGTGGGCGGCGAGCCCGCTGCCGGCCCCGCAGCCGCACGACGAGCTGCTGCTGCGGGTGTACAACGGCTGG
This genomic interval carries:
- a CDS encoding aldo/keto reductase, with amino-acid sequence MTAQPTRQLGTDGPRVPVVGLGLMGMSEFYGKGDDAASEQVINEALDAGVRLLDTADMYGRGHNERLVGRVLADRRDDAVLATKFAIVREGDTRRIDTSPEYVRRAVDASLHRLGIDRIDLYYMHRWDGVTPIEDTVGAMAELVAAGKVAQLGLSEIGPDLLRRANAVHPIAAAQMELSLWSQDVLHNGLLDTARELGTTLVAYSPLGRGFLTGAIAGLDTLAPDDFRRSNPRFADGALDANLPLLAEVRRVAQAHDATSAQVALAWVLAQGDNVVAIPGTKRSKYLRDNIGAAQLRLTDAELSALTGAFDGKATGERYVRAGMPNQG
- a CDS encoding helix-turn-helix domain-containing protein; its protein translation is MAADNRRRTQDRAGLGEFLRARRARVTPAEVGLAPGPGLRRTPGLRREELAAVAGVSVDYYIRLEQGKETRPSAAVLDALARALRLDTDEQAHLHALAEQAARHSTAAPQPTPARTVRPVLRRMLTSLLPAPAYVLSRTSDILAANPPALRLFAGLAEWPAERRNTVRYLFLHPAARSLFPQWERVAAESVAHLRTVAGTDPDAPDLTALVGELVVKSDEFATMWRRYDVRIKATGRKEYEHPDVGRFGLDYEVLSPARADGQRLVAYQAEPGTPDHDAMLLLALAAGADGPGPATTTRHRAAPAPDPATGRGTDD
- a CDS encoding VOC family protein, whose product is MHPVVRHITVDAADPYQLGRFWSALLGRPMSVEDLPGDPEALVEAPDGGPAILFVTVPEGKTVKNRVHLDLQPSGGRTRDQEVDRALALGATLFADHRREDGRGFVVLADPEGNEFCVERSAAEVAATPRRD
- a CDS encoding NADP-dependent oxidoreductase produces the protein MKAVVAHGYGGPDALSVDDVAVPRPGPGQIQVRIGATALNPADLRTLSGVLRDLTPLQFPYVLGSDFAGAVTELGPGVDRYAVGEQVFGVGLPRATGRMATMLADPPSLTTGTMAEYAVFEADTAAIARRPAGLDPQHAATLPIAGLTALAILRAAGIEPVSAGDPAGGSGPARPRAGQDRTVLVIGAAGGVGGAVVPLLAAAGARVLATGVAADEGYLRALGAAEVIGYRDVDLVAELRRRHPEGVDVLVNLALPGSALPATSRVLRAGGRVLNAAFPSPDPAAFAGMAVHVDNVYAAAGPGDLDLLARYAVDGTLPSTIGRRYRLSEAPRAYADLVGTHVRGKLVVMA
- a CDS encoding TetR/AcrR family transcriptional regulator; the encoded protein is MPRADAARNRQSVLSAASAELAAHGLDVSMARIAARAGVAKGTVFNHFPTKEDLVAEIFADRIGGLVALGAGLRGADDPADALLRFMAAGIELQANDRSFCEAATSIVRTDTRVRAASARLAETAEELTRRARDAGAIRTDVTGHDVVLLFNAAAQAAAPLGAAVPGLWRRYLYLIFDGLRPESARTLPVAAPTAADFTAAAAGRPRPSR
- a CDS encoding M1 family metallopeptidase — protein: MTADRPGRWRRGTGHAAVLVAAALVVAVTPASAAPPGHLPGANGGGTPGAAGIGDPLFPDEGNGGFDVTHYDLAMRYRPDDRTVTARATVSARATQSLSRFDLDFDGNTVTGLTVDGRAAGYRRDGDELVVTPARSLHRGHRFRVTVDYRADPAATHHCAPPNSPITSGWLPTSDGFVTAGQPSCARSVFPGSDHPSDKAGYTFRVTAPDGLTAVANGVPAGRHEHGGETTWTYQQRVPMATELVQVAVGHYTVQTAPGPDHTTIRNVVPTSMAGTLGNDLAVTGPQLAWMRQQAGSYPFATYGVLAAPANFRFALECQTLTLTSAGMFGALPQSYWSPVLAHELAHQWYGDSVAPARWADVWLNEGHASYYEASWADREGYASFVDRMHTAYTKGDTWRSQYGPIAQPSAANLFNDNVYDGGALVLYALREKVGAARFTAIERAWAARYAGGTGSTRQFIALASSVAHRDLHGFLTAWLYGTHTPPMPGHPDWTTDPVG
- a CDS encoding TetR/AcrR family transcriptional regulator yields the protein MSTRESTAARPPGRPRSARVDEAIVDAVLDLIAEGTTVEALSMDAVAARAGVGKATVYRRWPNKEALVSDAIVALKGDVPTPRGESVRTDLISLLTLVGRANNRAGKIMPCLMPEIKRNPALYQRYMDWMEKRREVIRDVLRRGIATGELDPELDVELALAALTGPMTLQSALRWHPHLPKERLAERLVDMMLAGIAGPADRARSAETTDRARSAETTDRARSAETTDRAHPVDRSADPAGAPVTP
- a CDS encoding MFS transporter; its protein translation is MDTAENSGHPRRWLILGVMVVSLLVVVLDNTVLNVAMKVIADPKAGLGASQSQLEWAINAYTLVFAGLLFSFGILGDRHGRRRILIAGLVVFGLASLVSAYATSPGALIAARALMGLGGAAVMPATLSIISNVFDPRERARAIGIWGGSVGLAIAIGPILGGFLLEHFWWGSVFLINVPIVALGLVAIVTLVPESRNPNPGKIDIIGVLMSIVGLVALVYGVVHGGDHGDWGSPTVWGPLAAGVLILAAFIAYERRISYPALDVKLFRDPRFSAAVGATGLMFFAAMGTFFFSVFYIQNVRGFTPLEAGLLMLPFAAAQVVFAPLSSRLVAQRGAKLVCSIGMVLVAISLAGFTQLDADTPLWVLEVLFFVQGVGMANVTPPATEAIMSVLPRERAGVGSAIGNTVRQVGGALGVAVLGSVLASVYRGQITPHLTGLPDAARATAAESLPATDGVAAAMGPAGRALIEPANQAFLSAMHAAAAGSAIVAVLGAVVVLRWLPGRYTAQHRHVPAQRSAPDRVAETAGSRRE
- a CDS encoding PadR family transcriptional regulator, which produces MNTLGFAILGLLARRPLSGYRVAQLMREPIGFFWNAGHAQIHGTLRKLVEAGWAEYRTEPGPGPHDKKLYSATPAGRAALAEWAASPLPAPQPHDELLLRVYNGWLADPAALREMLTAELERREASLAHYLAVQAEFEADGTPEDPTSQRFVDYATVLNGIGSERYVLDWLRWLIGRLPD